In the genome of bacterium, the window CCGTAGCGCGGGCCGGCGGGCGTGTCGCTGCGGAAGCGCGCGCGGCCCTCGCGGAAGTCGCCCAGCTCGGGGTGGACGAGCGGGATCACCACCCGGCCCGCGGCGTCGATCGCCCCGTAGCGGCGCGTCTCGACGGGACCCGTGCCGACCACGGCCAGGCCCTCGGCGAAGCGGCGGGCTTCGTCCCAGGCGAAATCGAGGCGGATCTCGCCGGCGGGAGTGGCATAGCCCTCGCGGCCGGACAGGCGAACGGGCAGCAGAGCCTCGGGATCGGCGGTCTCGCCGCAGCGCCCGCAGCCTGCGAGCAGGGCGAGCAGGGGCCAGAGCAGATGGCGGCGGGCGCGCGGCATGGGGCTCCTCGGCGGACGGCGTGCGGGCAGTCTAGGTCGGGCGGCGCGGGCTGTCGAGCCTGCCGTGAATTGGGCTTGCCTGCGCGCGGCCACGGCGCTAGTGAAAGGGGGGTCCGCGCCGAAAGGACGCCGCCGTGCAGTTCACGCCCACCGCGATCCCCGACGTGATCCTCGTCGAGCCCCGGGTCTTCGACGAGGAGCGCGGCTTCTTCATGGAGACCTGGCAGGCGCGCCGCTTCGCGGCGGCGGGGCTGGACCTGCACTTCGTCCAGGACAACCACAGCCGCAGCGCGCAGGGCGTGCTGCGCGGCCTGCACTACCAGGTGCAGCAGACGCAGGGCAAGCTGGTGCGCGTGGTGGCGGGGGAGGTCTACGACGTGGCGGTGGACCTGCGCCGCGGCTCGCCGACCCTGGGCCGCTGGGTGGGCCTCACGCTCTCGGCGGCGAACAAGCGCCAGCTCTGGATCCCGCCCGGCTTTGCCCACGGCTTCTACGTGACGAGCGAGGCGGCCGAGTTCCTCTACAAGTGCACGGACTTCTACGCCCCCGAGCACGAGCGCAGCCTGCGCTGGGACGATCCCCAGCTCGGCAT includes:
- the rfbC gene encoding dTDP-4-dehydrorhamnose 3,5-epimerase, producing MQFTPTAIPDVILVEPRVFDEERGFFMETWQARRFAAAGLDLHFVQDNHSRSAQGVLRGLHYQVQQTQGKLVRVVAGEVYDVAVDLRRGSPTLGRWVGLTLSAANKRQLWIPPGFAHGFYVTSEAAEFLYKCTDFYAPEHERSLRWDDPQLGIAWPLVGGAAPTLSAKDAAGVAFAEAELLD